The Pseudofrankia sp. DC12 region CACGGCCGTGGTGAGCAGTACCCAGCGGGGAAGCCTGATGGAGCCCGCTAGCAGGGGCAGGCTGAGGGCGAGCGCGATGTAGGCCAAGCCCGCGACCAGGCTTGTGGTGACCGTGACTGGTGCTCGTGCCACCTCGGCCTGCGACATGCCGTGCAGCGAGAACACGCTGGCGACGAAGCCGGCGCTGGCGAGCGCGCCGGCAGTTCCGGCCGCGGTGACGACGCCTCGGGTGCTGGTGACTGGCTGGCTCACCGCTGGGCTGGCGGTGGTCTCGACGGACATGGGAATCAGCTCCGATCGTGAGAGACGGTTTCTACTGGCAAGGGTGGTCCGTGACGACGGCCCGCACAGCGCCCGTCGGGCGGATTCTCGATTCCTCCGCATGGGGGAATCGACAAGCGCGGGTCCCCCATGCGGTGGAAACACGCCTTCCGCCGGGAGAAGGACTCGCCGTATGGCGGCCCGGTCTATCCTTCGGGCGTGCGCCGGGGTGTGGGGTGGGCCGCGCCGGGATGGCGGGACCGGCAGTGGCCGGTCGACGCGCTGCTGACGGCGGTGCTCGCCGCTGTTGTGGTGGCCAGCGTGGCGAGCAGGAACCCCGCGGTGGCGTACGAGTTCCGGGCGCCGAGTGGGTGGTCGGTCGGGCTGGGGCTGGTCGCGAGCCTGCCGCTCGCGGTGCGTCGGCGCTGGCCGTTCACCGTCGCCGCCCTCGTGACTGCGGCGGTGGTGGCGATCGCGGTGGGCCGCTGGGATCCTGGTCAGACGCCGTTCTGTCTTTTCGTGGCCTTGTATACGGTCGCTGCCTGGTGTCGACGGGCGGTCGCGGTGGCCGGCTTGGCCTTCGCTTACGCGGGCCTTGGCCTCGCGGCCTTGCTAGGGGTGCCGTACTTCGACCACCCCTTCGGGTGGCTCATCGTGGTCGCGGCTACCACCGCGTGGGTGATGGGACGGGTGATGCGCCGGTGGCGCGGCGCTCGCGACAACGCGGTGGCGCGGGCGCTGGTGGCACAACGGGCCCGGACCCTGGCGGCCGAACGGGCTGTCTTCGCCGAACGGCTGCGGCTGGCCCGCGAGTTGCACGACGTCGTCTCGCACACGCTGTCGCTGATCGCGGTGCAGTCCGGGGTGGCCCGCCACCGGTTCGGCCACCAGGCCGACCCGGCGGGATCGGCGCTGGCCGCCATCGAGCAGGCCAGCCGTGCCGCCCTCAACGACCTGCGCCGCATGCTGGGGGTGCTCCGCGACGACACGGCCACCGGCTCGACCGGGGCCGCCACCGACCCGGCGCCCCCGCCCGGGGTGGCCGAACTGGAGCCGCTGGCGGCGGCCCACCGGGCTGCGTACGGCCCGGTCGAGCTGAGCGTCGACCCGGCGGCCGGGTCGGCGCCGCCGAGCCTACGGCTGACGGTGTACCGGCTCGTGCAGGAGGCGTTGACGAACGCGCGCAAGCACGCTCCCGGAGCGGCGGCATGGGTCAGCGTCCGCGCCGAGGCGGGAACGTTCGTGGTCCAGATCGACAATGACGGCCCGGGACGGGGCAACACCCTCGGGCCCGTGAAAAAGCCGGACCCGGATCAGCCTGACCGCCATGGGTACGGCCTGCTGGGGATGCGCGAGCGGGTGTCGCTGTTCGGTGGGAGCATCGCCGCCGGCCCGCGCCAAGGCGGCGGCTTCCAGGTCCGGGCGGTGCTGCGCGAGAGTGCCCACGGCAGCCCGGCGGCCGAGCCGGGAGGGGAGCCCGACGACCAACCCGACCCCGTCGTTCCCCACCCTCAGGCATCGGAGTTCACCCGCCGGGGCTTGGTGCCCGAGTCGCTGGTCGACGCGGTGGTAGCGGTGACGCTGGCCGCCTTCGGGATCGCCGATGCCTATGTGCGCGACCCAGCGGTGGCGCACCCGTACCCGCGGCCGAACGCCTTGCTGGTGGTGCTCGTGCTGGCGGCCGGCCTGCCGCTGGCGGTACGCCGCCGCTGGCCCGTCGCGGTCTTCCTCGGGGCGGCGGGCATCGCCTTCTTGGTTGCGCTGCGCGGGTGGAATGCCGAGGTTCCGGGATTCTGCTCCTTCGTCGCGCTGTACACGGTGGCGGCGTGGCGCCGGCTACCGGTCGCCACCGCCAGTCTGGCTCTGCTGGTCACCGCCGACGCGACGTTGGCGATGCTGCACGCACCGAACTTCGACTACGCCGGCGAACTGTGGGGGGCCGGTGCCGCGGTCCCCTGGGGGGTCGGGTTGATCGTGCGGCGCTGGCGGCACGAACGGGAACAGGCGTTGGCCCGCGCGCTGGAGGCAGAACGCACCAGG contains the following coding sequences:
- a CDS encoding histidine kinase; its protein translation is MRWKHAFRREKDSPYGGPVYPSGVRRGVGWAAPGWRDRQWPVDALLTAVLAAVVVASVASRNPAVAYEFRAPSGWSVGLGLVASLPLAVRRRWPFTVAALVTAAVVAIAVGRWDPGQTPFCLFVALYTVAAWCRRAVAVAGLAFAYAGLGLAALLGVPYFDHPFGWLIVVAATTAWVMGRVMRRWRGARDNAVARALVAQRARTLAAERAVFAERLRLARELHDVVSHTLSLIAVQSGVARHRFGHQADPAGSALAAIEQASRAALNDLRRMLGVLRDDTATGSTGAATDPAPPPGVAELEPLAAAHRAAYGPVELSVDPAAGSAPPSLRLTVYRLVQEALTNARKHAPGAAAWVSVRAEAGTFVVQIDNDGPGRGNTLGPVKKPDPDQPDRHGYGLLGMRERVSLFGGSIAAGPRQGGGFQVRAVLRESAHGSPAAEPGGEPDDQPDPVVPHPQASEFTRRGLVPESLVDAVVAVTLAAFGIADAYVRDPAVAHPYPRPNALLVVLVLAAGLPLAVRRRWPVAVFLGAAGIAFLVALRGWNAEVPGFCSFVALYTVAAWRRLPVATASLALLVTADATLAMLHAPNFDYAGELWGAGAAVPWGVGLIVRRWRHEREQALARALEAERTRVVAAERAVFAERLRIAREMHDIVSHTLSVIAVQSGVARHQLAGQSSPIAPALTVIEEASRAALDDLRRMLGALRADTDPEDSLGPSPAVAELDLLISAHRAVCGPVELAVDAATGSAPPSVQMTVYRLVQEALTNIRKHAAGAATRVTVRAATGTVTVTVDNDPPRGAGPTDDDGYLASNEHALTGMRERVAIFNGSLHAEPGEDGGFRVRAVLRDIGEVPAT